A genomic region of Plasmodium malariae genome assembly, chromosome: 14 contains the following coding sequences:
- the PmUG01_14042900 gene encoding conserved Plasmodium protein, unknown function, giving the protein MFYGKVIKADETVVPEIKDGYSVIHLSRACLNNPQDEGKLYVQVEDANGCYNICCLQKNVCEDTALDIFLMLENDVKIKTSGSANEVHIVGYYEVSFGQDNLDEDEEEFEEDDEYENEEVRMLTKKNTLKNSLSNGLNKKKKDTAADEDDETNVGKNDDEEDEEDDDDDEDDEDEDDDEEDDEEDDDEEGEEEDEEEDEEGDEDEDEEEGDEDEEEEEGDEDEEDAGTKNKGDKKEKGQKKNKNKRSLDNKNDAPSKKTKLGDESQFEKDLVAFLKKNGKTKLTELGKVKKPEGLKVKLGFFIKKRSGVFKFDNDSQTVSLK; this is encoded by the exons ATGTTTTACG GCAAAGTGATAAAAGCGGACGAAACGGTAGTTCCAGAAATTAAGGACGGGTATTCAGTTATTCACCTGTCAAGGGCATGTTTAAACAATCCACAAGATGAAGGAAAGTTATATGTACAGGTAGAAGATGCAAATGGCTGTTATAATATTTGCTGTTTACAGAAAAACGTATGCGAAGATACTGcattagatatatttttgatgTTGGAAAAtgatgtaaaaataaaaacaagtgGAAGTGCAAATGAAGTACATATTGTTGGTTATTATGAAGTTTCATTTGGTCAAGATAATTTAGATGAAGATGAAGAGGAGTTTGAAGAAGATGatgaatatgaaaatgaGGAAGTAAGAatgttaacaaaaaaaaatacattaaaaaattcactTTCAAATGgacttaataaaaaaaaaaaagatacagCAGCTGATGAAGATGATGAAACAAACGTTGGTAAAAATGATGATGAAGAGGATGAAGAAGATGACGATGATGATGAAGATGATGAAGACGAAgatgatgatgaagaagatgatgaagaagatgatgatgaagaagGTGAGGAAGAggatgaagaagaagatgaAGAGGGGGATGAAGACGAAGACGAAGAAGAAGGGGATGAAGATgaggaagaggaagaaggAGATGAAGACGAAGAGGATGCaggtacaaaaaataaaggagataaaaaagaaaaaggacaaaaaaagaataaaaataaaagatctttagataataaaaatgatgcaccatctaaaaaaacaaaattaggTGATGAAAGTCAATTTGAAAAAGATCTTGttgcatttttaaaaaaaaatggaaagacTAAATTAACCGAGTTAGGAAAGGTAAAGAAACCAGAAGGACTCAAAGTTAAATTAGgtttctttattaaaaagcGTTCAGGCGTTTTTAAATTTGATAATGATAGCCAAACTGTATCCTTGAAATAA
- the PmUG01_14042800 gene encoding conserved Plasmodium protein, unknown function, translating into MRILLFGDENFSFCNGFLLEHENDIVEVCSCLKENELKQESKNNIQSLYKNVVIHYGINPVQLKSKFPPNTFDELYYILPGLSFHGYPDFIDPQTEMFKLRLHLFCFSFLKSSKNIIKPDGYVYLLFPEDNSSSDDNNNSGSSINNNNNSNNNSNNNSSVNNNAAANNNDNNSSNKNALSAHGSTDVHNKKSKLPFLSIEPKKLAKFCNVYRDNSKDYKLNFSAYSNWLPVLFNMPIVNEFPEWIKTCKYYCFKMTELANNNSNMSSNNKNKSNKVSNTSEDTTNIDTDQNGSNIMNKKNDESNNQLNSSVCGNQEEKRQDDDNENASGNVNVKDGANERNKDNNNESNKDSKKDSNKDNNSDSNTNNNKDNNIDNNKDRNDQNSGENDESREKVEDPDEYNVLKIPPQVFDYPIEKLGHVNECFLFKLYSVNSKSILISRLTLKYDPRISGWKGDNKMKKDMMNNMSMNMNNMNMNNMNMNNMNMNNMNMNNMNMNNMNMMKNMNNVMNVIKYKGGKYKNKPSKNDFQQQYKNNLMQNNMNYGLNKKGNMNLPPPPPTNLTMQPNNVNIPNQNMNYKQGNFPFVNNFKGIPNNLSQNVQNSMPTIPINVNPNLSTNMMNPYINGAYNNNMRNNMYQQSIPVPPPMNNYNKKIYQGHNMNIKRKNDLYNCENMERSYDNYNMKDNYKADDDNNINTVNIYNDDYEFDHCDYNSRNVKNIHSKNAEDPDYYFLKQRLRESNHYGTY; encoded by the exons ATG AGAATATTACTGTTCGGAGATGAAAACTTTAGCTTCTGTAACGGATTTTTGTTGGAGCATGAAAACGACATAGTAGAAGTTTGTAGTTGTTTGAAAGAAAATGAGTTAAAACAGGAaagtaaaaacaatataCAATCATTATATAAGAATGTAGTAATTCATTATGGTATTAATCCTGTTCAACTAAAATCGAAATTTCCTCCAAATACATTTGATGAactgtattatattttacctGGATTGTCATTTCACGGATATCCAGATTTTATTGATCCACAAACAGAAATGTTTAAGTTAcgtttacatttattttgttttagttttttaaaaagtagtaaaaatataataaagccGGATGGTTACGTCTATTTACTATTCCCGGAGGATAATTCTAGTagtgatgataataataatagcggAAGTAGcatcaataataataataatagtaacaataatagtaacaataatagcaGTGTTAACAATAACGCTGCTgctaataataatgataacaatagtagtaataaaaatgctTTATCAGCACACGGTAGCACAGATGTGCATAACAAGAAATCGAAACTACCCTTTTTATCCATAGAACCGAAAAAATTAGCTAAATTTTGTAATGTGTATAGAGATAATAGCAAGGATTATAAACTAAATTTTTCTGCATACTCTAATTGGCTGCCTGTTCTATTTAACATGCCAATTGTAAATGAATTTCCCGAGTGGATTAAGACGTGTAAATATTACTGCTTTAAGATGACAGAGCTAGccaataataacagtaacatgagtagtaataataagaataaaagtaataaagtAAGTAACACATCTGAGGATACTACCAATATTGATACTGACCAAAATGGTAGTAATATCATGAACAAGAAAAACGATGAAAGTAATAATCAATTGAATAGTTCCGTTTGCGGAAATCAGGAAGAGAAACGACAAGATGATGACAATGAAAATGCTAGTGGAAATGTAAACGTTAAGGATGGTGCAAACGAGAgaaataaagataataaCAACGAAAGTAATAAAGACAGTAAAAAGGACAGCAATAAAGATAACAATAGTGATAGCAACACGAACAATAATAAGGACAACAATATAGATAACAATAAGGACAGAAATGATCAGAACAGTGGGGAGAATGACGAATCAAGGGAAAAAGTAGAAGATCCAGATGAATATAACGTTTTGAAAATTCCTCCGCAAGTATTTGATTATCCAATCGAAAAGTTGGGTCATGTAAATGAATgctttttgtttaaattatattcagTTAATAGTAAaagtattttaatttctcGACTTACACTTAAATATGATCCAAGAATATCTGGATGGAAAGGGgataacaaaatgaaaaaagatatGATGAATAATATGTCTATGAATATGAACAATATGAATATGAACAATatgaatatgaataatatgaacatgaataatatgaacatgaataatatgaacatgaataatatgaacatgatgaaaaatatgaacaatgtAATGaatgttattaaatataaaggagggaaatataaaaacaaaccATCGAAAAATGATTTCCAacaacaatataaaaataatcttatgcaaaataatatgaattatggattaaataaaaaaggaaatatgaACCTACCTCCACCTCCTCCTACAAATTTAACCATGCAACcaaataatgttaatatacctaatcaaaatatgaattataaacaaggaaattttccatttgttaataattttaaggGTATTCCTAATAACTTATCACAGAATGTTCAAAACAGCATGCCTACTATTCCTATTAATGTTAATCCAAATCTTTCTACTAATATGATGAACCCTTATATTAATGGAGCCTATAACAACAACATGAGGAATAACATGTACCAACAGAGCATTCCTGTGCCACCCCCAATGAACAACTATAACAAAAA aATTTATCAAGGacataatatgaatataaaaagaaaaaatgatttgTATAATTGTGAAAACATGGAAAGAAGTTACGACAATTACAACATGAag gaTAATTACAAAGCGGATGATGATAATA ATATAAATACcgttaatatatacaatgaTGATTACGAGTTTGATCATTGTGATTACAACTCGAGAAATGTAAAGAATATTCATAGCAAAAATGCTGAAGATCCTGACTATTACTt CTTGAAACAAAGATTGAGAGAATCGAACCACTATGGTACTTATTAG